From the Carya illinoinensis cultivar Pawnee chromosome 4, C.illinoinensisPawnee_v1, whole genome shotgun sequence genome, one window contains:
- the LOC122307775 gene encoding anthocyanidin 3-O-glucosyltransferase 7-like, with protein sequence MSQSSGKNQHVAVLAFPFGCHPWPLLNLASRLASAAPDVRFSFLNTAKSNQKLFATSGAHLPHNLISYDVADGVPEGHVLTPGNPLEEVELFLEAAPESFRKGMDMAVAESGQRKITCILNDAFLVFGCDMAADMHVKWVPLYVPAPYDLSAHIYSALIHETYAKACGGGEAHGNGGAVGDLNPIDKTLDAIPGLSVMRFWDLPQEILQGNHSNSSSIFARTLRRMREVLPRANAVVMNSFQELNSTILTDDLKSKFQDILYVGFLTLIVPTPPLPPSHSDATGCLPWLDEQKPTSVAYISFGTVAAVPPHEFAALAEALEASCVPFLWSLRENFKAFLPNGFLERTRKQGKIVPWAPQAHVLSHKAVGVYVTHCGYNSVFESIVGAVPMICRPILGDNKMNGRMVEDVWEIGVRVEGGVFTKKGMVKSLELVLGHDQHGRRMREKIRDLKELVVKAAGPDGIASKDFKTLLELISQ encoded by the coding sequence ATGAGTCAAAGCTCAGGAAAAAATCAACATGTTGCAGTTTTGGCATTTCCATTTGGCTGCCATCCCTGGCCTTTACTCAACCTAGCTTCCAGATTAGCATCGGCCGCCCCTGACGTGAGGTTCTCCTTCCTCAACACTGCCAAATCCAACCAAAAGCTCTTTGCCACCTCAGGAGCTCACCTCCCACACAACCTTATATCCTACGATGTTGCGGATGGAGTGCCGGAGGGACATGTCCTCACTCCCGGGAATCCCCTCGAGGAAGTGGAGCTGTTCCTTGAGGCTGCACCTGAGAGCTTCCGAAAAGGCATGGATATGGCAGTGGCCGAGTCCGGGCAGCGAAAGATCACCTGCATCTTGAACGATGCTTTCTTGGTCTTTGGCTGCGATATGGCTGCGGACATGCATGTAAAGTGGGTCCCTTTATACGTTCCCGCACCCTACGACCTCTCTGCCCACATTTACAGTGCTCTCATCCACGAGACTTATGCTAAAGCTTGCGGTGGCGGTGAAGCTCATGGTAATGGCGGTGCAGTGGGAGATCTAAACCCTATTGACAAAACCTTAGATGCCATTCCAGGACTCTCCGTAATGCGCTTCTGGGACTTACCCCAAGAAATACTTCAAGGTAATCACTCAAATTCTTCATCAATTTTCGCACGCACACTGCGCAGAATGAGGGAGGTCCTGCCACGAGCAAATGCTGTTGTCATGAACTCTTTCCAAGAACTAAACTCAACCATACTCACCGATGATCTCAAGTCCAAGTTCCAAGACATTCTGTACGTGGGTTTTCTCACATTAATAGTCCCAACTCCACCCCTACCACCATCGCATTCAGACGCCACAGGCTGCCTCCCATGGTTGGACGAGCAAAAGCCAACATCAGTAGCATATATAAGCTTTGGCACAGTGGCGGCGGTGCCACCCCACGAGTTTGCAGCTTTAGCAGAGGCGCTGGAAGCGAGTTGCGTtccttttctttggtctcttagGGAAAACTTCAAAGCATTTCTGCCGAACGGGTTCCTCGAGAGGACAAGGAAGCAAGGAAAAATAGTTCCCTGGGCACCCCAGGCTCACGTCTTGTCACATAAAGCAGTAGGTGTGTACGTTACACACTGTGGATACAACTCTGTGTTTGAGAGCATTGTCGGAGCGGTTCCGATGATCTGCCGGCCGATCTTAGGCGACAATAAGATGAACGGACGGATGGTAGAGGACGTGTGGGAGATAGGGGTTAGGGTTGAGGGAGGGGTGTTTACAAAGAAGGGAATGGTCAAGAGCTTGGAGCTCGTTCTGGGACATGATCAACATGGAAGGAGGATGAGGGAGAAGATCAGAGATCTTAAAGAGCTTGTAGTGAAAGCTGCCGGACCTGATGGGATTGCTTCCaaagatttcaaaactttgcttgAGCTAATCTCTCAATAA